A section of the Pseudomonas prosekii genome encodes:
- a CDS encoding extracellular solute-binding protein, which yields MLAPKRLLTALALTLIGSTAAQAADEVVVYSSRIDELIKPVFDAYTAKTGVQVKFITDKEAPLMQRIKAEGENATADLLLTVDAGNLWQAEQMGILQPFTSKTIDSNIPLQYRSSAHAWTGLSLRARTIAYSTARVKPGELTTYEGLADKNWEGRLCLRTAKKVYNQSLTATMIEVHGAAKTEEILKGWVNNLSTDVFSDDIAVLEAINAGQCDVGIVNTYYYGRLHKQKPDLAVKLFWPNQGDRGVHVNLSGIGLTKHAPHPEAAKALVEWMTTPEAQKIFADVNQEFPANPAVPPSAEVASWGKFVADTLPVEIAGKRQAEAIRMMDRAGWN from the coding sequence ATGTTGGCACCCAAGCGTCTGTTGACCGCGTTGGCCCTGACCCTGATCGGCAGTACCGCCGCCCAGGCCGCCGACGAGGTAGTGGTTTACTCCTCGCGCATCGACGAACTGATCAAACCGGTCTTCGATGCCTACACCGCAAAAACCGGCGTGCAGGTGAAGTTCATCACCGACAAGGAAGCGCCGCTGATGCAGCGGATCAAGGCTGAAGGCGAAAACGCCACCGCCGACCTGCTGCTGACCGTCGATGCCGGCAACCTCTGGCAAGCCGAGCAGATGGGCATTCTTCAGCCGTTCACCTCGAAAACCATCGACAGCAACATCCCGCTGCAATATCGCTCGTCGGCCCACGCCTGGACCGGTTTGAGCCTGCGCGCGCGGACCATCGCCTACTCGACGGCGCGGGTGAAGCCCGGCGAGCTGACCACTTACGAAGGTCTGGCCGACAAGAACTGGGAAGGTCGCCTGTGCCTGCGCACGGCGAAGAAGGTCTACAACCAGTCGCTGACTGCGACCATGATCGAAGTCCACGGCGCGGCTAAAACCGAGGAAATCCTCAAGGGTTGGGTCAACAACCTGTCCACCGACGTGTTCTCCGATGACATCGCGGTGCTGGAAGCGATCAACGCCGGCCAATGCGACGTCGGCATCGTCAACACTTACTACTACGGCCGCCTGCACAAGCAGAAACCGGATCTGGCGGTGAAGCTGTTCTGGCCGAATCAGGGCGACCGTGGCGTACACGTCAACCTGTCGGGCATCGGCCTGACCAAACACGCGCCGCACCCGGAAGCGGCCAAGGCGTTGGTGGAGTGGATGACCACGCCGGAAGCGCAGAAGATTTTTGCCGACGTGAACCAGGAGTTCCCGGCCAACCCTGCCGTGCCGCCGTCTGCTGAAGTGGCGAGCTGGGGCAAGTTTGTCGCCGACACCTTGCCGGTAGAGATCGCCGGCAAACGCCAGGCTGAAGCCATCCGCATGATGGATCGCGCCGGCTGGAATTGA
- a CDS encoding 5-formyltetrahydrofolate cyclo-ligase: MTEPALLPRPQLRRMLRKARRALTPSQQRQAARGLYQQLAQHPLFRRAKHISLYLPTDGEIDPRLLLRAAQRRGKATYLPVLSAWPRTKMVFQRIRPGEKMKPNRFRILEPRHNLARQRKVWALDLVLLPLVGFDDVGGRLGMGGGFYDRSLAYLSRRKNWRQPTLLGLAHECQKVGRLAQASWDVPLQGTVTDKAWYFAGSTP, from the coding sequence ATGACCGAACCTGCGCTGCTTCCCCGCCCGCAACTTCGACGCATGCTGCGCAAGGCCCGCCGCGCACTGACACCCAGTCAGCAGCGCCAGGCCGCTCGTGGGTTGTATCAGCAATTGGCTCAGCACCCGCTGTTTCGCCGCGCAAAACACATCTCTCTTTATCTGCCCACCGACGGTGAAATCGACCCGCGTCTGTTGCTGCGCGCCGCACAACGCCGGGGCAAAGCCACCTATCTGCCGGTGCTCAGCGCTTGGCCGCGAACCAAAATGGTGTTCCAGCGGATTCGCCCCGGCGAGAAAATGAAACCCAACCGTTTCCGCATTCTGGAACCGCGCCACAACCTCGCCCGCCAACGCAAAGTCTGGGCACTGGATCTGGTGTTGTTGCCATTGGTCGGGTTTGACGATGTCGGCGGACGCTTGGGAATGGGCGGCGGATTTTACGACCGCAGCCTCGCCTATCTCTCTCGCCGGAAAAACTGGCGGCAGCCGACGTTATTAGGGCTGGCCCATGAATGTCAGAAGGTTGGACGCTTGGCGCAAGCGAGCTGGGATGTGCCGTTGCAGGGAACGGTGACAGACAAGGCGTGGTATTTCGCAGGATCCACACCGTAG
- a CDS encoding 2-octaprenyl-3-methyl-6-methoxy-1,4-benzoquinol hydroxylase: MRADLLIVGAGMVGSALALALQDSGLEVLLLDGSPMSVKPFDAAAPFEPRVSALSAASQRILERLGVWDGIANRRSSPYTDMHVWDGSGTGQIHFSAASVHADVLGHIVENRVVQDALLDRLHECDLGMLANARLEQMRRSGDDWLLTLADGRTLRAPLVIAADGANSAVRRLTGVATREWDYLHHAIVTSVRSAKTHQMTAWQRFTDNGPLAFLPLERDGQQDWCSIVWSTTPSEAERLMALDDVTFCAELERAFEGRLGTVLSADPRLCVPLRQRHAKRYVAEGLALIGDAAHTIHPLAGQGVNLGFLDAAVLAEVLLQAAERGERLADVKVLSRYERRRMPHNLALMAAMEGFERLFQADPLPVRWLRNAGLKLVEQMPEAKALFVREALGLTGDLPALAKA; encoded by the coding sequence ATGCGCGCAGATCTGCTGATAGTCGGGGCCGGAATGGTCGGCAGTGCCTTGGCGCTGGCGTTGCAGGACAGCGGCCTGGAAGTCCTGCTGCTGGATGGCAGCCCGATGAGCGTCAAACCCTTCGACGCTGCCGCGCCTTTCGAGCCGCGAGTCAGCGCCTTGTCGGCGGCCAGCCAACGCATTCTCGAACGTCTTGGCGTGTGGGACGGCATCGCCAACCGGCGCAGCAGTCCTTACACCGACATGCACGTCTGGGACGGCAGCGGCACCGGGCAAATCCACTTTTCGGCGGCGAGTGTGCACGCTGACGTGCTTGGGCATATCGTCGAAAACCGTGTGGTCCAGGACGCGTTGCTCGACCGTCTGCACGAATGCGACCTCGGCATGCTGGCCAATGCGCGCCTGGAACAGATGCGCCGCTCCGGTGACGATTGGCTGCTGACCCTCGCCGATGGCCGCACGTTGCGCGCGCCGCTGGTGATTGCGGCGGACGGCGCCAACTCGGCGGTGCGTCGACTGACGGGCGTGGCCACGCGCGAGTGGGATTATCTGCATCACGCCATCGTCACCAGCGTGCGCAGCGCCAAAACCCATCAAATGACCGCGTGGCAGCGCTTTACCGATAACGGCCCGCTGGCCTTTTTGCCGCTGGAACGCGACGGTCAGCAGGATTGGTGTTCGATCGTCTGGTCGACCACACCGAGCGAAGCCGAACGCCTGATGGCGCTGGACGACGTAACGTTTTGCGCTGAACTGGAGCGCGCTTTCGAAGGCCGTCTGGGCACCGTGCTCAGCGCCGACCCGCGCCTGTGCGTGCCGCTGCGCCAGCGCCACGCCAAGCGTTACGTGGCTGAAGGCCTGGCGCTGATCGGCGACGCGGCGCACACCATTCACCCGTTGGCCGGGCAGGGCGTCAATCTAGGTTTCCTCGACGCGGCGGTGTTGGCCGAAGTTTTGCTGCAAGCGGCCGAACGCGGCGAGCGCCTGGCGGACGTGAAAGTCCTCAGCCGCTACGAGCGCCGGCGCATGCCGCATAACCTGGCGTTGATGGCGGCGATGGAAGGCTTTGAACGGCTGTTCCAGGCTGATCCGCTGCCGGTGCGCTGGTTGCGTAATGCCGGGTTGAAGCTGGTCGAACAGATGCCGGAAGCCAAGGCACTGTTCGTGCGCGAAGCGCTGGGGCTGACCGGGGACTTGCCGGCGCTGGCCAAGGCCTGA
- a CDS encoding YecA/YgfB family protein, whose amino-acid sequence MPIQNSPYQAFATLLNTSGHSVSPAELHGLLLGRSCAGAGFEADSWLADAAELLEGEPQDNVRNALIGLQEMVKGELTGDDMTVVLLLPTDDAPLADRAAALGQWCQGFLSGFGLTRREYALTTEATEVLQDLAAIAQVQDALEESDDGESDYMEVMEYLRVAPLLLFTETKKTDEAAAKPSLH is encoded by the coding sequence ATGCCCATTCAGAATTCCCCGTACCAAGCCTTCGCCACCCTGCTGAACACCAGCGGTCATTCCGTCTCGCCTGCCGAACTGCACGGCCTGCTGCTCGGTCGCAGTTGCGCCGGCGCCGGTTTTGAAGCCGACAGCTGGCTGGCCGACGCCGCCGAGCTGCTCGAAGGCGAGCCACAAGACAACGTTCGCAATGCCCTGATCGGCCTGCAAGAGATGGTCAAAGGCGAACTGACCGGCGACGACATGACTGTCGTCCTCCTGCTGCCCACCGACGATGCACCGCTGGCCGACCGCGCCGCCGCACTGGGCCAATGGTGCCAGGGCTTCCTCAGCGGTTTCGGCCTGACCCGTCGCGAATACGCGCTGACCACTGAAGCCACCGAAGTGCTCCAGGATCTGGCCGCCATCGCGCAGGTTCAGGACGCGCTGGAAGAGTCCGACGACGGCGAAAGCGACTACATGGAAGTCATGGAGTACCTGCGTGTGGCGCCGTTGCTGCTGTTCACCGAAACCAAGAAAACCGACGAAGCTGCGGCCAAGCCGTCGTTGCATTAA
- a CDS encoding cell division protein ZapA, giving the protein MSSSNSVTVQILDKEYSIICPQEERSNLVSAARYLDGKMREIRSSGKVIGADRIAVMAALNITHDLLHKEDRPDVNASGSTREQVRDLLDRVDLVLATDPDVTKG; this is encoded by the coding sequence ATGAGTTCAAGCAATAGCGTTACCGTGCAGATCCTCGACAAAGAATATTCGATCATCTGCCCCCAGGAAGAGCGCAGCAACCTGGTGAGCGCCGCCCGTTACCTGGACGGCAAGATGCGCGAAATCCGCAGCAGCGGCAAAGTCATCGGCGCCGATCGCATCGCCGTAATGGCCGCGTTGAACATTACTCACGACCTGTTGCACAAGGAAGATCGCCCGGACGTAAACGCCAGTGGCTCTACCCGCGAGCAGGTTCGCGACCTGCTGGATCGTGTCGATCTGGTGCTCGCAACCGATCCGGACGTCACCAAGGGCTGA
- a CDS encoding NADPH:quinone oxidoreductase family protein, which yields MKAVLCKAFGPAESLVLEDVASPVAKKNEILLDVHAAGVNFPDTLIIEGKYQFKPPFPFSPGGEAAGVVSAVGEKVSHLKVGDRVMALTGWGSFAEQVAVPGYNVLPIPPSMDFNTAAAFSMTYGTSMHALKQRAHLQPGETLLVLGASGGVGLAAVEIGKAMGARVIAAASSAEKLAVAKAAGADELINYSETSLKDEIKRLTDGQGADVIYDPVGGDLFDQAVRAIAWNGRLLVVGFASGRIPEFPVNLALLKGASVVGVFWGSFAQRQPQDNAANFQQLFGWFAEGKLKPLVSQVYPLSEAAQAINDLGQRKAVGKVVVQVR from the coding sequence ATGAAAGCCGTGCTGTGCAAAGCCTTCGGCCCTGCCGAATCGCTGGTGCTGGAAGACGTCGCCAGTCCTGTCGCGAAGAAGAACGAAATCCTCCTGGACGTGCACGCCGCCGGGGTCAACTTCCCGGACACGCTGATCATCGAGGGCAAATACCAGTTCAAGCCGCCCTTCCCGTTTTCCCCCGGCGGTGAAGCGGCGGGCGTGGTCAGCGCAGTGGGCGAAAAGGTCAGCCACCTGAAAGTCGGCGACCGGGTCATGGCCCTGACCGGCTGGGGCAGTTTTGCCGAGCAGGTCGCGGTACCGGGCTATAACGTTTTGCCGATTCCACCGTCGATGGATTTCAACACCGCCGCCGCATTCAGCATGACCTACGGCACTTCGATGCACGCCCTCAAGCAACGCGCCCATCTGCAACCCGGTGAAACCTTGCTGGTGCTCGGCGCGTCCGGCGGGGTCGGCCTGGCCGCCGTGGAAATCGGCAAAGCCATGGGCGCCCGGGTGATCGCCGCCGCCAGCAGCGCGGAAAAACTCGCCGTGGCCAAGGCTGCCGGCGCCGATGAGCTGATCAACTACAGCGAAACCAGCCTCAAGGATGAAATCAAACGCCTGACCGACGGCCAAGGCGCCGACGTCATCTACGACCCGGTCGGTGGCGATCTGTTTGACCAAGCCGTTCGCGCCATCGCCTGGAACGGCCGCCTGCTGGTGGTCGGTTTTGCCAGCGGTCGCATCCCCGAATTCCCGGTCAACCTCGCCTTGCTCAAAGGCGCCTCCGTGGTCGGCGTGTTCTGGGGCTCATTCGCCCAGCGCCAACCGCAGGACAACGCGGCGAACTTCCAACAACTATTCGGTTGGTTTGCCGAGGGCAAGTTGAAGCCGCTGGTGTCGCAGGTGTATCCGCTGAGTGAAGCGGCGCAGGCGATCAATGATCTGGGCCAGCGCAAAGCAGTCGGCAAGGTCGTTGTGCAGGTTCGCTGA
- a CDS encoding flagellar basal body-associated protein FliL: MKAWIMLLLALSLPMAAMAEEAKEAKEGEAPKVNYISLTPPFVGNYGLDGTPKLKVFKADVALRVTGEEATKAVKANEPLIRNQLVALFSQQTSDAMASVEGKEKLRQEALKQTQQVMNDETGKPVVEDLLFNNLIIQ; this comes from the coding sequence GTGAAAGCGTGGATCATGTTGTTGCTGGCCCTGTCTCTGCCGATGGCAGCGATGGCCGAAGAAGCCAAAGAGGCCAAAGAAGGCGAGGCGCCGAAGGTCAATTATATTTCCCTGACCCCGCCGTTCGTGGGCAACTACGGGCTGGATGGAACGCCGAAGTTAAAAGTGTTCAAGGCTGACGTGGCGTTGCGCGTTACCGGTGAAGAGGCGACCAAAGCGGTCAAGGCCAATGAACCGTTGATTCGCAATCAACTGGTGGCGCTGTTCAGTCAGCAGACCAGCGATGCGATGGCGAGTGTCGAGGGCAAGGAAAAACTGCGTCAGGAAGCGCTGAAGCAGACGCAGCAAGTGATGAATGATGAGACGGGCAAGCCAGTGGTTGAGGATCTGTTGTTTAACAACCTGATCATCCAGTAA
- a CDS encoding ABC transporter permease codes for MAHPAQRRWYPLVFAIAALVLLPLSVLFFSWQTIDQQIWSHLWDTQMPRLLGNTLTLVLGVGVGVTLLGVSLAWLTSLCEFPGRRWLDWALMLPFAIPAYVLAFVFVGLLDFAGPVQTLLREWFGSGLRLPRVRSTGGVIVVLVLVFYPYVYLLARTAFLAQGKGLMEAARVLGQSPWQAFWRVALPMARPAIGAGVALALMETLADFGAVSVFNFDTFTTAIYKTWYGFFSLSTAAQLASLLLLVVMVVLYGERRARGANRASNERPRVKALYHLRGFKALAAMSWCGLVFACAFVIPMLQLVVWFWQRGRFDLDERYAGLIVHTLYLGGMAALITVSVALLLAFARRLAPTRAIRSGVSVANLGYALPGSVLAVSIMLAFSYLDRELVIPLSSWLGGAGKPLLLGSLAALILAYLVRFIAVAYGPLESSLARIRPSLPEAARSLGVSGPRLFFKVYLPLLLPGTLSAALLVFVDVLKEMPATLLMRPFGWDTLAVRIFEMTSEGEWARASLPALTLVLVGLLPVIGLIRRSAHRNT; via the coding sequence GTGGCCCACCCCGCCCAACGCCGCTGGTATCCACTGGTCTTCGCCATCGCCGCGCTGGTCCTGCTGCCGCTGAGCGTGCTGTTTTTCTCCTGGCAAACCATCGATCAACAAATCTGGTCCCACCTCTGGGACACGCAGATGCCGCGCCTGCTCGGCAACACCCTGACACTGGTGCTCGGCGTCGGGGTCGGCGTGACGCTGTTGGGCGTGAGCCTTGCCTGGCTGACCAGCCTCTGCGAATTCCCTGGCCGACGCTGGCTCGACTGGGCGCTGATGCTGCCATTCGCAATACCTGCTTACGTGCTCGCATTCGTCTTCGTCGGCCTGCTGGACTTCGCCGGCCCGGTACAAACGCTGCTGCGCGAATGGTTCGGCAGCGGCTTGCGTTTGCCGCGCGTGCGCTCCACCGGCGGCGTGATTGTGGTGCTGGTGCTGGTGTTTTATCCCTACGTTTACCTGCTGGCGCGCACCGCGTTTCTCGCGCAGGGCAAAGGCCTGATGGAAGCCGCGCGGGTCCTCGGGCAATCGCCGTGGCAGGCCTTCTGGCGTGTGGCGTTACCGATGGCGCGCCCGGCCATTGGCGCCGGCGTGGCGTTGGCGTTGATGGAAACCCTGGCGGATTTCGGCGCGGTATCCGTTTTCAACTTCGACACCTTCACCACCGCCATCTACAAAACCTGGTACGGCTTCTTCAGCCTCTCGACCGCCGCGCAATTGGCCAGCCTGTTGCTGCTGGTGGTGATGGTCGTGCTGTACGGCGAGCGCCGTGCCCGTGGCGCCAACCGCGCGAGCAACGAACGGCCACGGGTCAAGGCGCTGTATCACCTGCGCGGCTTCAAAGCCTTGGCGGCGATGAGTTGGTGCGGCTTGGTGTTTGCCTGCGCGTTCGTGATTCCGATGCTGCAACTGGTGGTGTGGTTCTGGCAGCGTGGCCGTTTCGATCTGGATGAGCGTTACGCCGGGCTGATCGTGCACACCTTGTATCTGGGCGGCATGGCGGCGCTGATCACCGTCAGCGTGGCCCTGCTGCTGGCGTTCGCCCGACGCCTGGCGCCGACCCGGGCGATCCGCTCCGGCGTCAGCGTGGCCAATCTCGGTTATGCGTTACCCGGCTCGGTGCTGGCGGTGTCGATCATGCTTGCGTTCAGTTACCTCGACCGCGAGCTGGTGATTCCGCTGTCGAGCTGGCTCGGCGGCGCCGGCAAGCCGTTGCTGCTCGGCAGTCTGGCAGCGCTGATCCTGGCTTATCTGGTGCGTTTCATCGCCGTCGCTTACGGACCACTGGAAAGCAGCCTGGCGCGAATCCGTCCTTCGTTGCCTGAAGCAGCACGTAGCCTTGGCGTCAGTGGGCCACGACTGTTTTTCAAAGTGTATCTGCCGTTGTTGCTGCCCGGCACGTTGAGCGCGGCGTTGCTGGTGTTTGTCGATGTGCTCAAGGAAATGCCCGCGACCCTGCTGATGCGCCCGTTTGGCTGGGACACGCTGGCGGTGCGCATCTTCGAAATGACCAGCGAAGGCGAATGGGCGAGGGCGTCGTTGCCGGCGCTGACCCTGGTTTTGGTCGGGCTGTTACCGGTCATCGGATTGATTCGACGTTCGGCGCATCGAAACACCTAG
- the pepP gene encoding Xaa-Pro aminopeptidase yields the protein MIHIPKSEYSRRRKALMAQMEPNSIAILPAAAVAIRNRDVEHVYRQDSDFQYLSGFPEPQAVIVLMPGREHGEYLLFCRERNAERELWDGLRAGQEGAIRDFGADDAFPITDIDDILPGLIEGRDRVYSAMGSNPEFDRHLMDWINVIRSKAHLGAQPPNEFVALDHLLHDMRLYKSAAEVKVMREAARISAQAHIRAMQASRAGLHEFSLEAELDYEFRKGGAKMPAYGSIVAAGRNSCILHYQQNDAVLKDGDLVLIDAGCEIDCYASDITRTWPVNGKYSVEQKAIYELVLASQEAAFAQIAPNKHWNQAHEATVRVITSGLVELGLLQGDVDELIVSEAYKAFYMHRAGHWLGMDVHDVGEYKVGGEWRVLEVGMALTVEPGIYIAPNNTSVAKKWRGIGVRIEDDVVVTKTGCEILTKGVPKTVAEIEALMAQARTQAA from the coding sequence ATGATTCATATCCCGAAATCGGAATACAGTCGTCGCCGCAAGGCCTTGATGGCGCAGATGGAACCCAACAGCATCGCCATCCTGCCCGCCGCCGCGGTGGCCATTCGCAACCGCGACGTCGAGCACGTCTACCGCCAGGACAGCGACTTCCAGTACCTCAGCGGTTTCCCCGAGCCACAAGCCGTGATCGTGCTGATGCCCGGCCGTGAGCATGGCGAATACCTGCTGTTCTGCCGCGAGCGCAATGCCGAACGGGAATTGTGGGATGGCCTGCGCGCCGGCCAGGAAGGCGCGATTCGCGACTTCGGCGCCGACGACGCTTTCCCTATCACCGACATCGACGACATCCTGCCGGGCCTGATCGAAGGGCGCGACCGCGTGTATTCGGCGATGGGCAGCAACCCCGAATTCGATCGGCATTTGATGGACTGGATCAACGTGATCCGCTCCAAAGCGCACCTCGGCGCGCAGCCACCGAACGAGTTTGTTGCGTTGGATCATCTGCTGCACGACATGCGTCTGTATAAATCGGCGGCAGAAGTGAAGGTGATGCGCGAAGCCGCGCGGATTTCCGCTCAGGCGCATATCCGCGCGATGCAGGCCAGCCGTGCCGGGCTGCATGAGTTCAGCCTCGAGGCCGAACTCGACTACGAATTCCGCAAGGGCGGGGCGAAGATGCCGGCCTATGGCTCTATCGTCGCCGCCGGGCGCAACAGCTGCATCCTGCATTACCAGCAGAATGACGCGGTGCTCAAGGACGGTGACCTGGTGCTGATCGACGCCGGTTGCGAGATCGATTGCTACGCCAGCGACATCACCCGCACCTGGCCGGTCAACGGCAAGTATTCAGTGGAACAGAAAGCGATTTACGAATTGGTGCTGGCTTCACAAGAAGCCGCATTCGCGCAGATCGCCCCGAACAAACACTGGAATCAGGCGCACGAAGCCACGGTCCGAGTGATTACCAGCGGGCTGGTCGAGTTGGGCTTGTTGCAGGGCGACGTTGACGAGTTGATCGTCAGCGAAGCGTACAAGGCTTTTTATATGCACCGCGCTGGCCATTGGCTGGGCATGGATGTGCATGATGTCGGCGAGTACAAGGTCGGCGGCGAATGGCGCGTGCTCGAAGTCGGCATGGCGCTGACGGTCGAGCCGGGCATTTACATTGCCCCGAACAATACGAGCGTCGCGAAAAAATGGCGCGGCATTGGCGTACGCATCGAGGACGACGTAGTGGTGACGAAGACCGGTTGTGAAATCCTGACCAAAGGCGTGCCGAAAACGGTCGCTGAAATCGAGGCTTTGATGGCCCAAGCGCGGACACAAGCGGCATGA
- a CDS encoding DUF4442 domain-containing protein — protein sequence MLKWLTAKFGKARLMRWAMTLYPPYLGAGVRVRHISDDFRDIKVSMGLGWYNRNYVGTQFGGSLYSMVDPFYMLMLMENLGRQYIVWDKAADIDFIAPGKGPVFARFNIDETLLDEIRRQTASGEKYLPKLQVDIHDGAGTLVARVEKTLYVRLKPQARQA from the coding sequence ATGCTTAAGTGGCTGACAGCAAAATTCGGCAAGGCGCGCTTGATGCGCTGGGCCATGACCCTCTATCCGCCGTACCTCGGCGCGGGCGTGCGGGTGCGGCACATCAGCGATGACTTTCGCGACATCAAAGTCTCGATGGGCCTGGGCTGGTACAACCGCAATTACGTCGGCACGCAGTTCGGCGGCAGCCTGTATTCGATGGTCGATCCGTTCTACATGTTGATGCTGATGGAAAACCTCGGACGCCAATACATCGTCTGGGACAAGGCCGCCGACATCGATTTCATCGCGCCGGGCAAAGGTCCGGTGTTCGCCCGATTCAACATCGACGAGACCTTGCTCGATGAGATTCGCCGGCAAACGGCGAGCGGCGAGAAATACCTGCCGAAGTTGCAGGTCGATATTCATGACGGCGCGGGCACCTTGGTGGCGCGGGTCGAAAAAACCCTTTACGTGCGGCTCAAGCCGCAAGCGAGACAGGCTTAA
- the ubiH gene encoding 2-octaprenyl-6-methoxyphenyl hydroxylase yields MSRINLAIIGGGLVGASLALALQAGAKARGWKIVLIEPFAPGDTYQPSYDARSSALSYGARQIYQRLGVWQEISRRAEPIKQIHVSDRGRFSTARLSAMEEGVPALGYVVENAWLGQCLWQGLDKDVVSWRCPAEVTRMEPLADGYRLTLNDETTLECELAVLADGGRSGLREQLGIGIKTRPYNQSALIANITPSESHNGMAFERFTDEGPMALLPLPDNRCALVWTRLGMDAQRLAALDEKSFLSELQGVFGYRLGTLKQVGARHLYPLTLIEAEEQVRPHLAILGNAAHSLHPIAGQGFNLSLRDAQALADALLASETGPGDFATLQAYRERQRMDQNLTVGFSDQVTRLFGSTQPLVSLGRNIGLLGLDLLPPAKRWFARQAMGLGTRPDA; encoded by the coding sequence ATGAGTCGAATCAATCTGGCAATCATCGGTGGCGGTCTGGTCGGCGCCAGTCTGGCGTTGGCCCTGCAGGCCGGGGCCAAGGCGCGTGGCTGGAAAATCGTCCTGATCGAACCGTTCGCCCCCGGCGACACCTACCAACCGAGCTACGACGCGCGTTCTTCGGCGCTGTCCTACGGCGCTCGGCAGATTTATCAACGACTCGGCGTGTGGCAGGAAATCTCCCGCCGCGCCGAGCCGATCAAGCAGATTCACGTGTCCGACCGTGGTCGTTTTTCCACGGCGCGGCTGTCGGCGATGGAAGAGGGCGTGCCGGCGCTCGGTTATGTCGTCGAAAACGCCTGGCTCGGCCAATGCCTGTGGCAAGGTCTGGACAAGGACGTGGTCAGTTGGCGCTGCCCGGCGGAAGTCACGCGCATGGAGCCGTTGGCCGATGGCTATCGCCTGACTCTCAACGACGAAACCACGCTGGAATGCGAACTCGCGGTGCTGGCCGATGGCGGCCGTTCCGGTCTGCGCGAGCAACTGGGTATCGGCATCAAGACGCGCCCTTACAACCAGAGCGCGCTGATCGCCAACATCACCCCGAGCGAATCGCACAACGGCATGGCGTTCGAGCGTTTCACCGACGAAGGCCCGATGGCTTTGCTGCCGCTGCCGGACAACCGTTGCGCATTGGTCTGGACCCGTTTGGGCATGGACGCGCAACGGCTCGCGGCGCTCGATGAAAAGAGTTTTCTCAGCGAGTTGCAAGGCGTGTTCGGCTACCGCCTCGGCACTTTGAAACAAGTCGGCGCGCGGCATCTGTACCCGCTGACCTTGATCGAGGCCGAAGAGCAAGTGCGTCCACACCTGGCGATTCTCGGCAACGCCGCGCACAGTCTGCACCCGATTGCCGGACAGGGTTTCAACCTGTCCCTGCGCGATGCCCAGGCTTTGGCCGATGCGTTGCTCGCCAGCGAAACCGGCCCCGGCGACTTCGCCACGTTGCAGGCGTATCGCGAACGCCAGCGCATGGATCAGAACCTCACCGTCGGTTTCTCCGATCAGGTCACGCGCTTGTTCGGCAGCACTCAGCCGCTGGTGTCGCTGGGCCGCAACATCGGCCTGCTTGGCCTCGATCTGCTGCCGCCGGCCAAACGCTGGTTCGCCCGGCAGGCGATGGGCTTGGGTACTCGCCCGGATGCTTAA
- a CDS encoding TIGR02449 family protein yields the protein MEDTDLQALMARLELLINRVEQLKSQNGLLLAQEKTWREERAHLIEKNEIARRKVESMISRLKALEQDS from the coding sequence ATGGAAGACACCGATCTGCAAGCGCTGATGGCGAGACTCGAGTTGCTAATTAACCGAGTCGAGCAACTAAAAAGCCAAAATGGACTCCTATTAGCTCAGGAAAAAACCTGGCGCGAGGAACGCGCTCACCTCATTGAAAAAAACGAAATCGCCCGGCGTAAGGTCGAATCGATGATTTCGCGCCTCAAGGCCCTGGAGCAAGACTCATGA
- a CDS encoding EVE domain-containing protein, whose product MAYWLMKSEPDEFSIKDLEKLGKARWDGVRNYQARNFLRAMAVGDEFFFYHSSCPEPGIAGIGKIAQAAYPDPTALDPESHYFDPKASAEKNTWSAIDVAHGKTFAKVLKLDYLKQQSALAEMPLVQKGSRLSVMPVTAEQWAAVKALL is encoded by the coding sequence ATGGCCTATTGGCTGATGAAATCCGAGCCCGACGAATTCTCGATCAAAGACCTTGAGAAGCTTGGCAAAGCGCGCTGGGACGGGGTTCGCAACTATCAGGCACGTAACTTTTTACGGGCAATGGCGGTGGGTGACGAGTTCTTTTTTTATCACTCCAGCTGCCCGGAGCCGGGGATTGCCGGGATCGGCAAGATTGCCCAAGCGGCGTATCCCGACCCGACGGCGCTCGATCCGGAGAGCCATTACTTCGACCCGAAGGCCAGCGCCGAAAAAAATACCTGGAGTGCGATTGATGTCGCGCACGGCAAGACGTTTGCCAAGGTGTTGAAGCTGGATTATTTGAAGCAGCAAAGCGCGCTGGCGGAGATGCCGCTGGTGCAGAAGGGTTCGCGGTTGTCGGTGATGCCGGTGACTGCCGAGCAGTGGGCGGCAGTGAAAGCGCTTTTGTAG